One genomic region from Candidatus Xiphinematobacter sp. encodes:
- a CDS encoding Lrp/AsnC family transcriptional regulator, whose amino-acid sequence MLIPADHDDPINAQILEVSEDQISGFFREPFREISLRSGVDLAVVLERIQTMLRVGTVRRVRQTLLANRVAEGALVAWKVPAEKLDSAFDFMFQEDPFSGHVVIRSADAGTPGGSYRLWTTLKVPLGGSLESHCQILLRRTGAEGFRLMRARGIFTLGVGHVRRKSIRPGDKSARPAKMLVTSASPVTPLEWKVLLALKQEFSPEEICEPAWEGRICQLDLKAEDFFRIAESLASRKLIGRFSTFLEHVKPSMSGKRVTRFNALFHWAVPTGFEERAGAEVGRHEILTHCYWREAGPEFNNVNIMAVAHGTHKETLLAHKVSIDQHLQSMSIPVHYTNIFWGGRSEIKPSEISPFIHASWVEKMYQPPDFSALAGG is encoded by the coding sequence ATGCTTATACCAGCCGATCACGATGATCCAATAAATGCTCAGATTTTAGAAGTCTCTGAGGATCAAATTTCTGGATTTTTCAGGGAGCCGTTTAGAGAAATTTCTCTTCGCAGCGGTGTAGATTTGGCTGTTGTGCTAGAGAGAATTCAAACCATGCTGAGGGTGGGTACCGTTCGTAGAGTACGTCAGACTTTACTTGCCAATCGCGTAGCAGAAGGGGCCCTTGTGGCTTGGAAAGTACCTGCGGAGAAGTTGGATTCTGCCTTTGATTTTATGTTCCAAGAGGACCCATTCTCGGGTCATGTTGTTATCCGTTCCGCCGACGCAGGAACTCCGGGTGGGTCCTATCGACTCTGGACAACGCTAAAGGTTCCTCTTGGTGGATCGTTAGAATCTCACTGTCAGATTCTCTTACGCAGGACGGGTGCGGAGGGCTTTCGACTCATGCGAGCCCGGGGGATCTTTACCCTCGGTGTCGGGCACGTACGCCGCAAGTCAATCCGGCCCGGTGACAAGTCTGCCAGACCTGCAAAGATGTTGGTGACTTCCGCATCTCCTGTTACTCCACTGGAGTGGAAAGTGCTCTTAGCTCTGAAGCAAGAATTTTCTCCCGAAGAAATTTGCGAACCCGCCTGGGAAGGGAGGATTTGCCAACTGGATCTAAAAGCAGAAGATTTTTTCCGGATAGCTGAGTCTTTAGCATCACGCAAGCTTATCGGACGATTTTCTACATTTCTTGAGCATGTCAAACCTTCCATGAGTGGTAAGCGTGTTACCCGTTTTAATGCCCTCTTCCACTGGGCGGTCCCTACAGGGTTTGAAGAAAGAGCCGGGGCTGAGGTAGGACGTCACGAAATTCTCACTCATTGTTACTGGAGAGAGGCTGGTCCAGAGTTTAATAACGTGAATATCATGGCCGTAGCACATGGTACGCATAAGGAGACATTACTTGCCCACAAGGTGTCTATTGATCAACACTTACAGTCTATGAGTATTCCTGTCCATTACACCAATATATTTTGGGGGGGTCGTAGTGAGATTAAGCCATCTGAAATTTCACCGTTTATCCATGCTAGTTGGGTGGAGAAAATGTATCAACCCCCTGATTTCTCTGCTTTGGCAGGCGGTTAG
- a CDS encoding CCA tRNA nucleotidyltransferase produces the protein MSIPEQRSQHLRQLATGIVSRLRHAGHIALFAGGCVRDQLLRTPPHDYDIATDAHPDQVRLLFEKTLPIGAQFGVMLVVEQGNPFQVATFRAERDYVDHRHPKEISFGTPEQDAFRRDFTVNGLFEDPFDGTIFDYVGGRADLEKGIIRCIGNATDRLEEDRLRVMRAIRLAATLDFQIHPNTWEALNGCSSNLNEISAERIREEFNRILLSPRRIQGFDLLDESDVLRTLLPEVEALKGCKQPPEFHPEGDVFTHTRLTLASLRAWAPLHLVLATLFHDIGKPGTAHEDQAGRIRFNTHEKLGAEITLKIMKRLRYSNTEIEITQTLIRNHMAFKDVQNMRPSTLKRFLARQNFEDELELHRVDCLSSHGSLSNYEFLIAKRAEFSHAPLVPTALISGKDLLTLDWKPGPQFKTALEVAYNAQLEGLLSSKEEAIAFVLEKFPNP, from the coding sequence ATGAGCATTCCTGAACAACGTTCACAACACCTTCGACAACTCGCCACTGGGATCGTTTCGAGACTGCGGCACGCCGGTCACATAGCCCTCTTCGCAGGGGGATGTGTCCGCGATCAGCTCCTCAGAACCCCCCCGCACGACTACGACATTGCTACTGACGCCCATCCTGATCAAGTGCGACTTCTCTTTGAGAAAACGCTACCCATAGGGGCTCAATTTGGAGTTATGCTAGTCGTCGAGCAGGGCAATCCGTTTCAAGTGGCTACCTTTCGCGCAGAGAGGGACTATGTAGACCATCGCCATCCTAAGGAAATTTCCTTTGGAACTCCCGAACAAGATGCTTTCCGAAGAGATTTTACTGTAAACGGACTTTTTGAGGACCCTTTCGATGGGACTATTTTTGATTATGTCGGGGGACGGGCAGACCTGGAAAAGGGGATAATTCGTTGCATCGGAAATGCGACAGACCGTCTTGAGGAGGATCGCCTGCGCGTCATGCGCGCTATACGCCTTGCGGCAACTTTGGACTTCCAGATTCATCCAAACACGTGGGAAGCATTAAATGGTTGCTCCTCCAACCTCAATGAGATCAGTGCTGAACGTATCCGTGAAGAATTTAACCGAATTCTGCTTTCCCCAAGACGAATACAAGGCTTCGATCTGTTAGATGAAAGTGACGTACTCAGGACTCTTCTCCCTGAAGTGGAAGCCCTAAAAGGCTGTAAACAGCCTCCAGAGTTCCATCCAGAAGGGGATGTTTTCACCCACACGCGTCTAACGCTTGCCTCTCTCCGCGCGTGGGCACCACTCCATCTAGTCTTGGCTACCCTTTTTCACGACATCGGAAAGCCAGGCACCGCGCACGAGGACCAAGCTGGCCGCATACGCTTTAATACTCACGAGAAACTTGGTGCTGAAATAACCCTGAAAATCATGAAACGCCTGCGTTATTCCAACACAGAAATTGAGATCACGCAAACTCTTATCCGAAACCATATGGCCTTTAAAGATGTGCAAAACATGCGTCCCTCTACGCTAAAACGTTTTCTCGCACGACAAAATTTCGAGGATGAGTTGGAACTCCATCGCGTAGATTGCTTGAGCAGTCATGGTTCACTCAGCAACTATGAATTCCTTATCGCAAAGCGCGCAGAGTTCTCTCATGCACCTCTTGTACCCACTGCACTGATTAGTGGTAAAGATCTCCTTACTCTTGACTGGAAGCCAGGCCCCCAGTTTAAAACGGCGCTGGAGGTTGCCTATAATGCTCAACTTGAGGGTCTTCTTTCTTCCAAAGAAGAAGCTATCGCTTTTGTATTGGAAAAATTTCCAAATCCATAA
- a CDS encoding NAD(+)/NADH kinase, translating to MIGLIAHISKPEAKSFSLIQRFVENLRGVGIKLLLEESAATVMGEKSHSSTEKISRCELVVVFGGDGTILRAVHRMTPHFPPIFGINTGSLGFLTCLGPQEIGRAIECIICRSFVLSYRSMLSLEIESKIVSRPTFNGIGLNDIVISRGSRSQLVRLTVLINNNVLTNYYADGLIIATPTGSTAYSLAAGGPILMPESGVFVITPICPHVLTNRSTVVSDHSVIEVRLLIPEQEINVTIDGQTTHRMSPGETLRLSKAHTALPLAMLPERDFSQILSQKLKWSGSNL from the coding sequence ATGATTGGTCTTATTGCTCACATCTCCAAACCGGAGGCGAAGTCATTTTCGCTTATCCAGCGGTTTGTAGAAAACCTGAGAGGAGTTGGGATCAAGCTTTTACTAGAAGAATCCGCAGCCACCGTCATGGGGGAAAAAAGCCATAGCAGTACAGAAAAGATTTCCAGGTGTGAGCTTGTCGTTGTATTCGGAGGAGATGGAACCATCCTGCGAGCTGTCCATCGCATGACACCTCATTTTCCTCCAATATTTGGAATTAACACTGGGTCCTTAGGGTTTCTCACTTGCCTTGGACCACAAGAAATTGGTCGAGCCATTGAGTGCATCATTTGCCGGAGCTTTGTGCTCAGCTATCGTTCGATGCTGTCCCTGGAGATTGAAAGTAAGATCGTTTCACGGCCCACTTTTAATGGGATTGGATTGAACGACATTGTAATCAGCAGAGGATCTCGTTCTCAACTTGTACGCCTCACGGTACTTATCAACAATAATGTGCTAACCAATTACTATGCGGACGGTCTAATCATCGCCACCCCAACTGGTTCTACTGCGTATTCCCTTGCGGCCGGAGGTCCGATTCTCATGCCAGAATCTGGCGTGTTTGTTATTACTCCCATTTGTCCTCATGTATTAACTAACCGATCTACCGTAGTCAGTGATCATTCAGTAATTGAAGTTCGCCTCCTTATTCCAGAACAGGAGATAAATGTCACAATTGACGGACAGACTACCCACCGGATGTCTCCCGGAGAAACGCTCCGTCTTTCCAAGGCCCATACGGCCCTTCCGTTGGCTATGCTTCCAGAAAGGGATTTCTCTCAGATACTTAGTCAGAAATTAAAATGGAGCGGTAGCAATCTGTAA
- a CDS encoding TlyA family RNA methyltransferase, whose translation MRRLRLDSLLVKRGLFESKEKAQRAILAGDVQTEGFLPVNIKPGALVSSDATISIKTRQRYVSRGGGKLEHALNYFAIDTSGKVCMDIGSSTGGFTDCLLKRNARLVHAVDVGRGQLHWSLRKDPRVITHEGINVRYLKCSDFADIAEVVVVDVSFISLTLILLPLLGILTPTGHVIVLIKPQFELNKGRVGKGGIVRDPAAHREAVERIHTFVTGFCHARWRGITESPIAGRKGNKEFFAHFCPA comes from the coding sequence ATGAGGCGTCTTCGTTTGGATTCTCTCCTTGTCAAGCGTGGCCTTTTTGAGTCTAAAGAAAAAGCCCAGCGTGCCATTCTAGCTGGAGATGTACAAACAGAAGGATTCCTTCCAGTTAACATCAAACCAGGTGCGCTCGTTTCCTCAGATGCAACTATAAGCATCAAGACCCGCCAGCGTTATGTGAGTCGCGGGGGAGGGAAGTTGGAGCATGCCCTCAACTATTTTGCGATAGATACCAGCGGTAAAGTCTGCATGGACATAGGTTCCTCAACAGGAGGATTTACTGACTGTCTCTTAAAACGTAACGCTCGGTTGGTTCATGCTGTCGATGTAGGACGGGGTCAGCTCCATTGGAGCTTGCGAAAAGATCCCCGTGTTATTACCCACGAGGGGATCAATGTGCGCTACCTAAAGTGTTCCGACTTCGCAGACATTGCTGAGGTCGTTGTAGTGGATGTCAGCTTCATATCCCTGACATTAATTTTGTTGCCGCTGCTCGGGATACTCACCCCGACAGGTCACGTGATCGTTCTGATCAAGCCACAGTTCGAATTAAACAAGGGGCGAGTAGGAAAGGGTGGTATTGTCCGTGATCCGGCGGCTCACCGGGAAGCCGTAGAGAGGATTCACACTTTCGTTACAGGATTTTGTCATGCTCGATGGAGAGGAATAACAGAATCCCCTATTGCTGGCAGAAAAGGTAATAAGGAATTTTTTGCCCACTTTTGTCCGGCATGA
- a CDS encoding HAD-IA family hydrolase: MKQFARLVHRGICHRWPRRSSDVRIPSSPKLLVFDFDGTIADTFQASLCIFNEMAAEFGYRPILSGEVEIAREMSARQLMKYLGISTVHLPKISLRGFQLLYSRIENILPIRGMPELLHELRDRGIPMGILTSNSGENVRTFLHRNRLEIFSFTHSSSHLFGKGHEIKTILRRNQLSAQEIIFVGDETRDVEAAQQAKVPIIAVGWGYSSYRVLKASNPQATIECPRRLLEFLPPHRDFLSP, translated from the coding sequence TTGAAGCAGTTTGCTAGGTTAGTCCACAGGGGAATCTGCCACAGGTGGCCCCGTCGCTCTTCCGATGTTCGAATCCCGAGCAGTCCAAAGCTTCTAGTTTTTGACTTCGATGGTACTATCGCCGATACCTTCCAAGCTAGTCTTTGCATTTTTAACGAGATGGCTGCTGAGTTTGGGTACCGTCCGATCCTGAGTGGCGAAGTTGAGATTGCGAGAGAGATGAGTGCCCGCCAACTCATGAAGTACTTGGGCATTTCCACGGTACACCTGCCAAAGATTTCTCTAAGAGGATTTCAGCTACTTTATTCCCGAATTGAGAACATCCTTCCTATCCGTGGTATGCCGGAACTCTTGCACGAGCTTCGGGATCGAGGTATCCCCATGGGAATCCTCACATCCAACTCTGGGGAAAACGTGCGTACCTTTCTTCATCGCAACCGTTTGGAAATTTTCTCATTCACTCACAGCTCATCCCACCTCTTTGGAAAGGGGCACGAAATCAAAACTATCCTCCGTCGCAACCAATTGTCTGCTCAGGAAATCATCTTTGTTGGGGATGAAACTCGTGATGTAGAGGCCGCTCAGCAGGCAAAAGTTCCCATAATCGCGGTTGGCTGGGGATATAGTAGCTATAGGGTATTAAAAGCAAGCAATCCACAGGCTACCATTGAGTGTCCAAGGCGTCTGCTAGAATTTCTTCCTCCGCATAGGGATTTTCTATCTCCCTGA
- a CDS encoding aldo/keto reductase, with protein sequence MKYRKLPSGLRVSEIGFGMWTVSTGWWGNYSDREAVRLLREAFDLGITLFDAADTYGNGRSENLIRQAFGAEREQIVIATKIGYNFLEHGNERRGQREIPQDFSVEAIRQATDAALCRLGTETIDILQLHNIHMEQVHDDALWETLEGLRSQGKIRLYGVSLGPAIGWLAEGVLAVQRRNPAVLQHIYNILEQYPGTVIHQAAREKNAQTRFFIRVPHSSGMLEGHYTEETVFQPDDHRSHRPRSWLVNGVKKVEQLRFLEVANRTLAQAALLWLLAEDLVASTLPNIYNTEQLREFATAPDSPPLTAEELECIRNLSTNNFGLEPEPVHFKGTMETIPVA encoded by the coding sequence ATGAAATATCGCAAGCTCCCTAGTGGGCTCCGGGTAAGCGAGATTGGCTTTGGGATGTGGACTGTCTCTACAGGTTGGTGGGGTAATTACTCTGACCGGGAGGCCGTGCGGCTTCTTCGAGAAGCTTTCGATCTCGGGATTACTCTTTTCGACGCGGCTGACACTTATGGAAATGGCAGGAGTGAAAACCTCATTCGGCAAGCATTTGGGGCGGAACGTGAGCAAATCGTCATTGCTACCAAGATAGGTTACAATTTCCTTGAACATGGGAATGAACGCCGTGGACAGCGTGAAATCCCGCAGGATTTTAGTGTCGAAGCCATTCGGCAAGCCACGGATGCCGCACTTTGCCGTCTGGGTACAGAAACCATTGATATTCTACAGCTGCATAATATCCACATGGAACAAGTTCATGATGATGCGCTATGGGAAACGCTGGAGGGTTTGCGTTCCCAAGGGAAAATTCGACTCTATGGTGTCTCCCTCGGGCCAGCTATTGGATGGCTGGCAGAGGGCGTCCTGGCGGTCCAGCGCCGTAACCCGGCTGTGCTCCAGCATATCTACAATATCTTGGAGCAGTATCCAGGTACTGTTATTCACCAGGCAGCTCGAGAAAAGAATGCTCAAACTCGTTTTTTTATTCGTGTCCCCCACTCCTCTGGTATGTTAGAGGGGCACTACACAGAAGAAACTGTATTCCAACCTGATGATCACCGGAGTCATCGTCCTAGGAGTTGGCTCGTTAATGGAGTCAAAAAGGTAGAGCAGCTACGCTTTCTAGAGGTGGCGAACCGTACTCTTGCTCAAGCTGCTCTTCTCTGGTTGTTAGCAGAGGACCTAGTTGCCTCTACCCTACCCAACATTTATAATACCGAGCAGCTGCGTGAATTCGCCACCGCCCCAGACTCTCCTCCCCTTACCGCAGAGGAGTTAGAATGTATTCGAAATCTCTCCACCAATAACTTTGGCTTAGAACCAGAGCCAGTGCATTTTAAAGGGACAATGGAAACCATTCCTGTAGCTTGA
- a CDS encoding family 10 glycosylhydrolase, with protein sequence MHLFWKLCVTGMVHCILFQGVSPHGPGLSWATEMRGAWIPSVYNLDFPSRKNMTPIEQLREIRHLVKVAARCRLNNIFVQVRSEGDALYPSSIEPWSRFLTGKQGRTPGFDPLQAFIKEAKLRGIAVHAWINPYRVATNATNSFDRKHVSRSLAPCIRRIGNFLWMDPSSVAARDHVLRVVKDLISRYDLAGIHMDDYFYPYPSWSPAPFPDARAYLSYRTSGGQLGVGDWRRHNVNMLVYKLSVLIRQERPGMKFGISPFGIYTKGSPPTVSTDLDQLNCLYADPVLWMCRGWVDYIAPQLYWEEGSPRSFSALLKWWRSPKVNPRGIPVYPGITLERLTQRNGWPVSEIALQMRLEKATRPRGEGGFILWRLHQLVIDVKGISSIVIHE encoded by the coding sequence ATGCATCTGTTTTGGAAGCTTTGCGTCACTGGGATGGTGCACTGTATCTTGTTCCAAGGCGTGTCCCCACACGGTCCCGGTCTATCATGGGCTACTGAAATGCGTGGGGCTTGGATTCCTTCGGTCTATAATCTGGATTTTCCTTCCCGCAAGAACATGACGCCGATTGAGCAGCTCAGAGAAATCCGCCACCTTGTGAAGGTAGCCGCACGCTGCCGCTTAAACAATATCTTTGTACAAGTGCGTTCGGAAGGTGATGCTCTGTACCCTTCATCTATTGAACCATGGAGCCGATTCTTGACCGGTAAACAAGGACGTACTCCAGGATTCGACCCGCTTCAAGCCTTCATCAAAGAAGCTAAACTTCGGGGTATTGCTGTCCACGCGTGGATTAATCCCTACCGAGTAGCAACCAACGCGACAAACTCGTTCGATAGAAAACATGTTAGTCGATCCCTAGCACCTTGCATAAGACGAATAGGCAATTTTCTTTGGATGGATCCATCCAGCGTCGCAGCTAGAGATCATGTACTGAGAGTAGTGAAAGACCTTATTTCCCGCTATGACCTGGCAGGAATCCACATGGACGACTACTTTTACCCATACCCAAGCTGGTCTCCTGCTCCCTTTCCTGACGCTCGTGCCTATCTATCTTATCGTACCTCGGGAGGGCAGCTGGGAGTCGGAGACTGGCGCCGCCACAACGTCAACATGCTAGTGTATAAGCTGAGCGTGCTCATTCGCCAAGAGCGGCCTGGCATGAAGTTCGGCATTAGCCCATTTGGTATCTATACTAAGGGCAGCCCACCTACGGTATCGACGGATTTGGATCAACTGAACTGTTTATATGCGGATCCAGTCCTTTGGATGTGCCGCGGGTGGGTAGACTACATTGCCCCCCAGCTATACTGGGAGGAAGGTAGCCCAAGGAGTTTTAGTGCATTACTAAAGTGGTGGCGTAGCCCAAAAGTGAATCCCCGTGGGATCCCCGTCTATCCTGGGATCACCCTGGAGCGCTTAACACAGAGAAATGGCTGGCCAGTATCAGAAATTGCGCTACAAATGCGCCTTGAAAAGGCTACACGCCCAAGGGGAGAGGGTGGATTTATCCTATGGCGCTTGCACCAACTGGTAATAGACGTTAAGGGGATTTCCTCCATCGTCATTCATGAATAG
- a CDS encoding polymer-forming cytoskeletal protein produces MNLNSLATDVKDPIHQTKKNILTSEVEIKGTLHFKGELIFDGKIEGEIVSEGDLILGKNSFIKGEVRVKAAIIHGTVMGNITVTEKCELKSSSQLTGDLVAARMQIEEGATFVGKSEVSPNKSRKPTEKSGKSVEKLAERSADLPRAIAANASHTTTRLAS; encoded by the coding sequence ATGAATCTCAACAGCCTCGCCACCGACGTAAAAGACCCCATCCACCAAACGAAGAAAAACATACTCACTAGCGAGGTAGAAATCAAGGGCACCCTTCACTTTAAAGGTGAGCTAATCTTTGATGGAAAAATTGAAGGTGAAATTGTTTCAGAAGGAGATCTGATTCTAGGAAAAAATTCTTTCATCAAAGGCGAGGTAAGAGTCAAAGCAGCCATCATCCATGGGACTGTAATGGGAAATATCACTGTAACTGAGAAATGCGAACTGAAGTCCAGTTCTCAGCTCACCGGTGATCTCGTAGCCGCGCGCATGCAGATCGAAGAGGGGGCCACATTTGTAGGGAAATCGGAAGTGAGTCCTAATAAGTCTAGGAAGCCCACTGAGAAATCTGGGAAAAGTGTCGAAAAACTGGCAGAGAGATCTGCAGATCTCCCCAGAGCTATCGCCGCTAACGCTTCCCACACAACTACAAGACTCGCGTCGTAA
- the atpB gene encoding F0F1 ATP synthase subunit A, whose product MAFCTSVLAAFPLKAESAYWFFPAESLSFTAWISNSILVSVLVTGLVLLFAWRSTTRLRTIPGGMQNFFELIVEATLNVIEEIIGKRMAKKTFGLLAALFLFILFSNWFSLLPGIGSVGWGPRAGFLTVSEVEIPLLRPTTADLNMTLGLAAVAMCFWLLWTVQEVGFVGLVRELFGVKGGVKGALSLMLAPIFLFVGVLEVVSILVRPVSLSLRLYGNVYAGEILMHTMTDLGNSLGFSRWISALMSVIVPIPFYFLELLIGFLQAIVFMLLVTVYIQLSAVHSQ is encoded by the coding sequence ATGGCTTTCTGCACATCGGTCCTAGCTGCTTTTCCGTTGAAAGCGGAATCCGCCTACTGGTTCTTTCCAGCGGAATCACTGAGTTTCACTGCCTGGATTAGTAATTCTATCTTGGTTTCTGTCCTAGTTACCGGATTGGTACTTTTGTTTGCCTGGCGATCTACTACCAGGCTGCGTACAATTCCCGGAGGGATGCAGAACTTTTTTGAGCTGATAGTGGAGGCCACTCTCAATGTCATTGAGGAAATTATTGGCAAACGCATGGCAAAGAAGACTTTTGGACTTCTTGCTGCACTGTTTCTCTTTATCCTTTTCTCAAATTGGTTTAGCCTGCTGCCCGGCATTGGTAGTGTTGGATGGGGGCCTAGGGCAGGTTTTTTAACCGTGAGCGAAGTAGAAATTCCTCTGCTCCGACCAACTACGGCAGACTTAAATATGACGCTCGGATTGGCTGCGGTGGCAATGTGCTTTTGGCTTCTATGGACTGTCCAGGAGGTAGGTTTTGTTGGCCTTGTCAGGGAACTCTTTGGGGTGAAAGGTGGCGTTAAGGGAGCACTTTCCCTCATGTTGGCCCCCATTTTTCTCTTTGTCGGCGTCCTAGAGGTCGTTTCTATCCTTGTCCGCCCCGTGTCTTTGTCATTACGCCTTTATGGCAACGTTTATGCGGGAGAAATCTTGATGCACACCATGACGGACTTGGGAAATAGCCTTGGTTTCTCACGGTGGATATCTGCCCTAATGAGTGTAATAGTACCGATCCCCTTTTACTTTTTGGAACTTCTGATCGGATTTCTCCAGGCCATAGTCTTTATGCTCCTCGTTACGGTATATATTCAGCTTTCTGCGGTCCACTCACAATGA
- a CDS encoding ATPase gives MLTQILAEAVTTSGLTGSLTLGMAGAGAALGIGWIGAKMVEAVGRNPGTFGRVLALGILGIALAESIAIYALILAFQGR, from the coding sequence ATGTTAACTCAAATTCTTGCAGAAGCAGTTACCACCTCCGGACTCACTGGCAGTCTTACACTAGGCATGGCAGGAGCTGGAGCAGCGTTGGGAATCGGCTGGATTGGTGCCAAAATGGTGGAGGCTGTTGGACGTAATCCAGGGACTTTTGGACGCGTGCTGGCGCTCGGTATTCTAGGAATTGCACTAGCAGAATCTATTGCTATATATGCTTTGATTTTGGCTTTCCAAGGACGCTAG
- a CDS encoding ATP synthase F0 subunit B produces the protein MSVAGHVLKQFGVDWPHFTAQVVLFLTAYFVLHRLAFKPVLGMLAERQRLIEESKLNAERAKSLLAEAELRRQVILRKANEEAQILFREARAASKAQTQRELQQTKQRAELMIVRAEESIANERAKMISEVQAQIAALVVKTTAKVIGRVLTEKDRKRLSAEVLRAVTS, from the coding sequence ATGAGTGTGGCTGGCCATGTCCTTAAGCAGTTCGGGGTGGACTGGCCTCACTTTACGGCACAGGTTGTTCTTTTTTTGACCGCCTACTTTGTTCTGCATCGGCTCGCCTTTAAGCCTGTGCTTGGAATGTTGGCCGAGCGGCAGAGGCTTATCGAAGAGTCTAAACTAAATGCGGAGAGGGCAAAAAGCCTCCTGGCTGAGGCCGAACTTCGTCGCCAGGTAATTCTTCGTAAAGCCAACGAGGAAGCACAAATCCTTTTCAGGGAGGCGCGGGCAGCATCCAAAGCTCAGACACAAAGAGAACTGCAGCAAACAAAACAGAGGGCCGAATTAATGATTGTACGAGCAGAGGAATCTATTGCCAACGAACGTGCAAAGATGATAAGCGAAGTCCAGGCGCAGATAGCCGCCTTAGTAGTAAAGACGACTGCTAAGGTTATAGGCAGGGTACTAACTGAGAAAGATCGAAAACGTTTGTCTGCGGAAGTATTGCGTGCAGTGACTAGCTAA
- a CDS encoding F0F1 ATP synthase subunit delta, which yields MKLKKTGRIFSRKLFLLCLDRGRVVEGSVITVLDALVNGKINGKQPQCLQILRELARRIRLKLAGSQARVQSAVPLSTREKALVRGRLVSFFNEELEVQFEDSAEILGGLRIQIGSEVWDGTILSYLGRVSSFLLEDA from the coding sequence GTGAAATTAAAGAAGACAGGTCGTATCTTTTCTAGAAAGCTCTTTCTTCTGTGTTTGGACCGTGGAAGAGTAGTGGAGGGTTCCGTCATTACGGTGTTAGATGCTTTGGTAAATGGGAAGATAAATGGGAAACAGCCTCAATGTCTGCAAATCTTGCGTGAACTGGCGCGGCGAATTCGCTTAAAGCTTGCTGGTAGTCAAGCTAGAGTACAGAGCGCAGTGCCTCTTTCTACCAGGGAGAAAGCACTCGTTAGGGGGAGGCTTGTGTCCTTTTTTAACGAGGAGTTGGAGGTACAGTTCGAGGATAGCGCCGAGATATTGGGGGGCTTACGTATTCAGATTGGCAGTGAGGTATGGGACGGTACAATCCTGAGCTATCTGGGGCGTGTTTCTTCCTTTCTTCTAGAAGATGCTTAA